The Paenibacillus sp. FSL H7-0357 nucleotide sequence TCTGATAATATTCTACCGATTCCTGTACATTCTCAATGACTACAAAGGGGCTTGCACTGACCATCATCATGCCTCCAAGAATTAAATTATGCGGCTGTTTAGCTTCCGTCATTTCTTAATCATTATATACAATTAAGTATTTATGACCAAGCGAGCATACTTTGACCGCAGCCGTCCTGCTATCATTTGGTTTTATCCGTCTTTCTTCTATTTAGCTGAGGCCAGTTAATGCGGGAGGGGGTCGTTTAGGAGCAAATAAAAAAGCAGCCGGTTGCCCGGCTGCTTTGTATAAAACGTCCTATTCCGTTGTGTAAGGCAGCAGCGCGATTTGACGCGAGCGTTTTACAGCAATGGTCAGAGCGCGTTGGTATTTTGCACTTGTACCTGTTACACGACGCGGCAAAATCTTTCCGCGTTCGCTGATGAACTTCTTAAGAAGCTCAGTGTCTTTATAATCAATGTGAGTAATTTTGTTCACAGTGAAGTAGCACACTTTTTTGCGCTTGTTGCGTCCACCACGACGTGCCGGTCTTTTGTCGTTGTCTCCGCCTTCTCTTTGTTTGAAAGCCATGTTCAGTTCAGTCCTTCCTTATTAAAATGGCAAATCATCGTCCGATATATCGATCGGTTTTCCATCGCCCGAAAAAGGATCTTGATTATTGTTGTTGTTACGCGTGAAATTATTGCTATTTCCGCGTCCACTGTTACCGCCGCCACCGCCATAGGCTGGTTCTTCAGGAGTACCTGCACCACTTGGTGTATTTCCGCCTTCACGGTTCTGCGAAGATTCCAGGAAACGGACATTATCGGCAATGACTTCGGTTACGTATACACGTTTACCTTCGTTATTCTCGTAATTCCGTACTTGGATGCGTCCTTCCACGGCTGCCAGTCGTCCTTTGCGCAAGTAATTGGCACAGGTCTCAGCCAGCTGTCTCCAGGTTACTACCGGGATGAAGTCCGCCTCGCGTTCACCGTTCTGGCCCGTAAAGTTGCGGTCTACAGCAAGTGTAAACTGCGTTACGGCAACACCAGCGGGAGTATAACGAAGTTCCGGGTCACGGGTCAACCGACCGATCAGAATGATACGGTTCAACAATTCAATCCCCTCCTTTAACGCGATCAATTACAAAGCTTGTCAACATCTTAGGCAACGTCGTTCGTAATGAGATAACGAATTACTTCGTCGGAAATCTTCATGAGACGTTCCAATTCGGTAACTACTGCAGGTTCTGCATTGAAGTTAACCAAAACATAAACGCCATCACGGAATTTCTTGATCTCATACGCAAGACGGCGTTTACCTTGCACATCGTGCTTTGTAATTTCTCCGCCGTTGGAGATGATGCCTTGGAATTTTTCGACTGCTGCTTGAACGGCTTCTTGTTCAATGTCAGGACGAATAATGTACATGACTTCATATTTGCGCATAATTTTCACCTCCTTATGGTCTGCGGCCCCTGATCACGTCAGGAGCAAGGAACGAGCACAAACATAGACTCGCACCATATTAATATACCAAATAGTTCTGACGAGTGCAAGCAATATTAATCAATGCCATTTCCAGGTACTTTTTAGCTACATGAACAACCCCACGAGTGCGCACAATATAACTGTATTCACCACTCTAGAGAAGGAGGGATATCATGGGCGAACAGACGGAATATGAAAAAGGCGACAAAGCACCTAACCCCGGTGTCTACATGGAAGTAGGCGAAGCACGCAGCTTCCACACACAGATCAGTAATCCGAAACGGATTGAAATGGAAAAGGGTGATACCTTCCCCGAAACCACCAACAAAAACCGCAAATGGAAAAAGGTCGAGAAAGCGCGGGTCCATTAATTTTTGAGCACCATGTATAAAAGAGTCGATCCTGTCCCATAATAAACTC carries:
- the rpsR gene encoding 30S ribosomal protein S18 translates to MAFKQREGGDNDKRPARRGGRNKRKKVCYFTVNKITHIDYKDTELLKKFISERGKILPRRVTGTSAKYQRALTIAVKRSRQIALLPYTTE
- the ssb gene encoding single-stranded DNA-binding protein codes for the protein MLNRIILIGRLTRDPELRYTPAGVAVTQFTLAVDRNFTGQNGEREADFIPVVTWRQLAETCANYLRKGRLAAVEGRIQVRNYENNEGKRVYVTEVIADNVRFLESSQNREGGNTPSGAGTPEEPAYGGGGGNSGRGNSNNFTRNNNNNQDPFSGDGKPIDISDDDLPF
- the rpsF gene encoding 30S ribosomal protein S6, producing the protein MRKYEVMYIIRPDIEQEAVQAAVEKFQGIISNGGEITKHDVQGKRRLAYEIKKFRDGVYVLVNFNAEPAVVTELERLMKISDEVIRYLITNDVA
- a CDS encoding YjzC family protein, translated to MGEQTEYEKGDKAPNPGVYMEVGEARSFHTQISNPKRIEMEKGDTFPETTNKNRKWKKVEKARVH